The following proteins are encoded in a genomic region of Sneathiella marina:
- a CDS encoding vWA domain-containing protein encodes MEPISHHIQDKNILENHPLAARMAGFIDHLRMNEYALGPAETQMALRVIGDPFSGLDDARLKLKVLLTGRPEEWRQFDDLFEAYWTRLGKERASWQHEKNVRNRTKASLPEAWKEHLSASVPEGGNAPQIETEGVAEVEGEASGRLIATDKTSQMRTDLRQYVDADEIREAEKLAYRIASAMRYRLSRRHRLSVQGSKLDLRRTIRRSLGTGGEPISLKWRARPDRPIRLVVFLDVSGSMKHYSRFFLQFVKGLVCQWMEADAYLVHTKLIRVTDVVRDKNSTKAMTRLSLMAEGFGGGTRLGQSLAQFNSQYAKRSLNGRSVVLILSDGYDTGPADQLAEELKRLKKRAPKLIWLNPLLGWRQYEPVTQAMAAAQPHIDYFAAANTLESLAALEPEIARV; translated from the coding sequence ATGGAGCCCATTAGCCATCATATTCAGGATAAAAATATCCTCGAAAACCACCCGTTGGCAGCACGCATGGCCGGGTTTATTGATCATTTGCGCATGAATGAGTATGCCCTGGGTCCCGCCGAGACACAGATGGCATTACGCGTTATCGGTGATCCTTTTTCAGGTTTGGATGATGCTCGTCTGAAGTTGAAAGTCCTGTTGACCGGCCGGCCGGAGGAATGGCGGCAGTTTGACGATTTATTTGAGGCCTACTGGACAAGGCTCGGCAAGGAACGGGCCAGCTGGCAGCATGAGAAAAATGTTCGCAACCGCACCAAAGCCTCCCTGCCTGAAGCCTGGAAAGAGCATCTGTCAGCGTCGGTGCCCGAAGGCGGGAATGCACCGCAGATTGAGACCGAAGGCGTGGCGGAAGTTGAAGGCGAGGCGTCGGGTCGCCTGATCGCAACGGACAAAACTTCTCAGATGCGAACGGATTTACGCCAGTATGTGGATGCCGATGAAATCCGGGAAGCTGAGAAACTTGCCTATCGCATCGCCAGTGCCATGCGATACAGGCTATCCCGCCGGCACCGGTTGTCGGTGCAAGGATCGAAACTTGATTTGCGCCGGACGATCCGGCGGAGTCTGGGGACCGGCGGGGAGCCGATTTCCCTGAAATGGCGCGCGCGCCCCGATCGTCCGATCCGGCTTGTTGTCTTTCTGGATGTGTCCGGCTCCATGAAGCATTACAGCCGGTTTTTTCTGCAATTCGTGAAAGGACTGGTCTGTCAGTGGATGGAAGCAGACGCCTATCTGGTTCATACGAAACTGATCCGCGTCACCGATGTGGTCCGCGATAAAAACTCGACGAAGGCGATGACCCGCCTGTCGCTGATGGCGGAGGGGTTTGGCGGTGGAACCAGGCTCGGGCAAAGTCTGGCGCAGTTCAACTCTCAATATGCCAAGCGTAGCCTCAACGGTCGGTCGGTTGTTTTGATCCTGAGTGATGGCTACGACACCGGGCCGGCGGATCAATTGGCCGAAGAATTGAAACGCCTGAAAAAACGGGCCCCAAAATTGATCTGGTTAAATCCGCTGCTGGGCTGGCGACAGTATGAACCGGTTACTCAGGCGATGGCCGCGGCACAGCCCCATATCGATTATTTCGCGGCCGCCAATACGCTGGAAAGCCTGGCGGCGCTCGAGCCGGAAATCGCCAGGGTATAA
- a CDS encoding XdhC family protein has translation MVTSRKTLDLIEKLRARGQSFCVATVLRTADSTSARAGAKAVVTPEGDLHGFVGGGCVTGAVRRAALQSLELGEPQMIRVKPKDEVVTTTDVDGVTLHKSSCPSGGTVDIFLEPMKAARILLICGASPIAQAILSVAQCLDAHLIVAASEEDHEKMPGAAAYLDGFDLDALTLDTQDAAIVATQGKRDRDALRAVIASGAGYKGMVCSRRKLNTLKEELLSENLNLKAGFDALYAPAGLNIGAIEPEEIGLAVITEIIAHRRQQSDRQQQPQNDVDQEVG, from the coding sequence ATGGTTACATCCAGGAAAACGCTCGATCTGATTGAGAAACTGCGCGCCCGCGGACAGAGTTTCTGTGTCGCCACCGTATTGCGGACAGCGGACAGCACTTCGGCCCGTGCCGGGGCAAAAGCCGTTGTGACGCCTGAAGGCGATTTACATGGATTTGTCGGCGGCGGCTGCGTTACGGGCGCCGTGCGCCGGGCGGCCTTGCAAAGCCTTGAGCTGGGCGAGCCGCAAATGATCCGGGTCAAACCCAAAGATGAGGTGGTGACAACAACCGATGTGGATGGGGTCACCTTGCATAAGTCCAGTTGCCCCAGCGGCGGCACCGTGGATATATTTCTTGAGCCCATGAAAGCGGCGCGTATTCTGCTGATTTGTGGCGCGTCGCCGATTGCGCAAGCCATTCTATCCGTCGCACAATGCCTGGATGCCCATCTAATTGTCGCAGCCTCCGAGGAAGACCATGAAAAAATGCCGGGCGCCGCGGCTTATCTGGATGGCTTCGATCTGGATGCATTGACTTTGGATACTCAGGATGCTGCTATTGTTGCGACGCAGGGCAAACGGGACAGAGATGCATTGCGCGCTGTTATTGCCTCCGGTGCGGGGTACAAAGGGATGGTTTGCAGCCGACGTAAGTTGAATACGCTAAAAGAAGAACTGCTGAGTGAAAACCTCAATCTGAAGGCCGGTTTCGACGCGCTATACGCGCCTGCCGGCTTGAATATCGGTGCCATTGAGCCCGAGGAAATCGGCCTTGCTGTCATCACGGAAATCATCGCCCATCGTCGGCAACAGAGTGATCGACAACAACAACCGCAAAATGATGTCGATCAGGAAGTAGGGTGA
- a CDS encoding nucleotidyltransferase family protein: MASVLQRLDVLMLAAGQSRRMGAENKLLMPFRSTTLIRHVTEQLIAANLGEVLVVTGFDAERVTNELLDLPVRFCHNSDYEMGQMSSVRAGCRVLTGPREGMMVALSDMPFLSAEDYCRLHRRFRAQSAPKILIPDYAGERGNPIIIPREFIADIAKGTMKAGCRKLVRDHPEKTEIFAVDSSAYIADIDTPGDYEHLLNTALAARAPCC; encoded by the coding sequence ATGGCCTCGGTTCTGCAAAGACTGGATGTGTTGATGCTGGCGGCGGGGCAATCCCGGCGCATGGGGGCCGAAAATAAACTGCTGATGCCGTTCAGGTCGACCACCCTGATCCGTCATGTGACCGAGCAGCTGATCGCGGCGAACCTTGGTGAAGTACTGGTTGTCACCGGGTTTGATGCAGAACGGGTAACCAATGAACTACTGGATTTGCCGGTGAGATTTTGCCATAACAGCGATTACGAAATGGGTCAGATGTCGTCCGTTCGGGCCGGATGCCGCGTCCTCACGGGCCCGCGCGAGGGGATGATGGTGGCCCTGTCCGATATGCCCTTCCTGAGTGCAGAAGATTACTGCCGGTTACATAGACGGTTCCGGGCTCAGTCCGCACCGAAAATACTGATCCCCGATTATGCGGGAGAACGAGGGAATCCGATCATTATTCCCCGCGAGTTTATTGCAGATATTGCCAAGGGGACGATGAAGGCGGGATGCCGGAAACTGGTGCGCGATCACCCGGAAAAAACCGAGATATTTGCTGTGGATAGCAGTGCATATATCGCCGATATTGATACGCCGGGTGATTATGAGCACCTGCTCAACACCGCGCTCGCAGCCCGGGCACCTTGTTGTTAA
- a CDS encoding VPLPA-CTERM sorting domain-containing protein, translating to MTLKNITASALVAGAAFLAFNANAAIVANTDVTPNAIFGSGNANGGFAVDTQNNVELGLRAKVRFPKENTFPNNGTTTYTFDPGNGPGNPTATRPLWNFEWSVNSNVDGRDDGAALSDYRYLLSIDTDPGVGTSYITFDPINVPYADNSIGTNSTPQGGGEEAANPLEYAALISENNVAQNSWWLGTFLDPTFDPNATGIYNFMLEAFSNDGTRLAKTEMNVEISAVPLPAALPLYGAGLAALGFMAWRRKNKAKAA from the coding sequence ATGACGCTAAAGAATATTACCGCTTCAGCCCTTGTGGCCGGCGCAGCCTTCCTCGCATTTAATGCCAATGCAGCCATTGTCGCAAATACCGATGTCACACCGAATGCCATTTTCGGCAGCGGAAATGCAAATGGCGGTTTTGCTGTCGACACCCAGAATAACGTCGAATTGGGCCTGCGCGCGAAAGTGCGTTTTCCGAAAGAAAATACTTTTCCCAACAATGGCACAACAACCTATACGTTTGATCCGGGTAACGGACCGGGAAACCCGACAGCCACTCGCCCGCTTTGGAACTTCGAATGGTCCGTAAATTCAAATGTTGATGGCCGTGATGATGGCGCTGCGTTGTCAGATTACAGATATCTTCTGTCTATTGATACCGACCCCGGTGTCGGCACCTCCTATATCACTTTCGATCCGATAAATGTTCCCTATGCTGATAATTCCATTGGCACCAACAGCACGCCGCAAGGAGGCGGGGAAGAAGCAGCTAATCCATTGGAATATGCAGCCTTGATCAGCGAAAATAATGTCGCGCAAAATTCATGGTGGTTGGGAACCTTCCTGGATCCCACTTTCGATCCGAACGCCACCGGCATATATAATTTTATGCTGGAAGCCTTTTCCAATGATGGGACCCGGCTCGCCAAGACGGAAATGAATGTCGAGATTTCAGCCGTTCCGCTCCCCGCTGCCCTGCCGCTTTATGGCGCCGGCCTCGCCGCCCTCGGCTTTATGGCCTGGCGTCGGAAAAACAAGGCTAAAGCAGCCTAG
- a CDS encoding MFS transporter, producing MSTAYFMVGTSSLSVIGLTYEIADGLRVSPADIAFLITVFALTFAIAAPLTQVFLYRLPRITILSMGLIILAGAQVMGAYATSYEMLFISRGIMGLGAASVSPMCSAIGAGLAPQEQQGRAMGIVFAGLTVASVLGTPLTAYLGTLIGWRNVLLLLAFCCLLSMTAVLLLVRDRNPGAESSLRHLMRALMGRRSSGAILMTFLQMTSIFCTYALIAPYMTDKFNMPENLIAVVLLVYGVNGVLGNVFAGRLGDRFGPDKIILISLLGLAAGLLILQFVAPVLLLAFIGVSCWAFFGMMFHSPQQQRIANIDPAQRSLLLALNASALYLGISIGSWISNVTYVAFGHDVLPLVSLGVLLICMVPFGLFVLFGSGKKKS from the coding sequence ATGAGTACTGCCTATTTCATGGTGGGTACCTCGAGCCTGTCCGTCATCGGTCTGACATATGAAATCGCGGATGGCTTAAGGGTCTCCCCTGCGGATATCGCCTTTCTGATCACCGTCTTTGCCCTGACATTCGCCATTGCCGCCCCCTTGACGCAAGTGTTCCTGTATCGGCTTCCGCGGATTACAATCCTCTCAATGGGGCTCATTATCCTGGCGGGTGCGCAGGTCATGGGGGCCTATGCCACCAGTTACGAAATGCTGTTTATATCCCGGGGTATTATGGGGCTGGGGGCCGCCTCGGTAAGCCCCATGTGTTCCGCCATCGGGGCAGGGCTGGCACCGCAGGAGCAACAGGGGCGGGCCATGGGGATTGTGTTTGCCGGCCTGACGGTTGCCTCTGTGCTGGGAACACCGCTGACGGCGTATCTGGGGACCCTGATCGGCTGGCGGAATGTCCTGTTGCTGCTGGCTTTTTGTTGCCTGTTGTCCATGACCGCCGTGCTGTTGCTGGTGCGCGATAGAAATCCCGGGGCGGAATCATCGCTGCGACACCTGATGCGTGCGCTTATGGGGCGCAGATCGTCGGGGGCAATCCTCATGACATTCCTGCAGATGACGTCGATTTTCTGCACATATGCATTGATCGCACCTTATATGACCGACAAATTCAATATGCCGGAGAACCTGATTGCGGTGGTGTTGCTTGTCTATGGCGTCAACGGGGTTCTGGGCAATGTCTTTGCCGGACGGTTGGGGGACCGGTTTGGGCCGGACAAGATAATCCTGATCAGCCTGCTGGGGCTCGCCGCAGGGTTGCTGATCCTGCAATTTGTCGCGCCTGTCTTATTGCTGGCGTTTATCGGGGTATCCTGCTGGGCTTTCTTCGGGATGATGTTTCATTCCCCGCAACAGCAGCGCATCGCCAATATTGATCCGGCGCAGCGCAGCCTGTTGCTGGCGCTCAACGCGTCGGCCCTGTATCTGGGCATCTCAATCGGGTCGTGGATTTCCAATGTCACTTATGTGGCGTTCGGGCATGATGTGCTGCCCCTGGTTTCGCTGGGCGTCCTGTTGATATGCATGGTGCCTTTCGGCTTGTTTGTCTTGTTCGGATCAGGCAAAAAGAAAAGCTGA
- a CDS encoding alpha/beta hydrolase family protein: protein MKKIIGIVIAGMMMSGIANAVDNRVDGQRPDAPALAKPGDYGIGVQTLDLVNKGQIDILNVEAGKPIPKYDRPLTVEVWYPADGDENGGTYENVFLRDGKTQVSLYGLAVRGEDPLKSAEPYPLVIISHGYPGNRFLMSHFGENLASKGYVVASIDHTDSTYDNKAAFGSTLVNRALDQKFVLNEMTRLNSDKSSFLNGMIDTSNTGLIGYSMGGYGAVITAGGGVTKASTEYPWGAPAGTLEVMMAGTDSHEALIDDRFKAVVAIGPWGMNAGFWNAEGLAGVRKPIMFIAGSEDETSKYENGVKALYDGSVNADRYLLSFMSAGHNAAAPIPAPKESWAPVDNLDFFPFEHYADPVWDTLRMNNIAQHFVTAYFNQHLKGDDDMKSYLDIVEVAEDGVYAVEKDGSQKPEHTYWKGFQKGSAKGLKLEHSTPK, encoded by the coding sequence ATGAAAAAAATAATAGGGATCGTAATTGCGGGGATGATGATGAGTGGTATCGCCAACGCTGTGGACAACCGTGTCGACGGCCAGCGGCCGGACGCACCGGCCCTTGCCAAGCCCGGCGATTACGGTATTGGTGTGCAAACCCTCGACCTGGTAAACAAAGGCCAGATCGATATTCTGAACGTGGAAGCCGGCAAGCCAATTCCAAAATATGACCGGCCGCTGACGGTTGAGGTCTGGTATCCCGCCGACGGTGACGAAAATGGCGGCACCTATGAAAATGTATTTTTACGCGATGGCAAAACCCAGGTCTCCTTGTACGGCCTGGCTGTTCGCGGTGAAGACCCGCTGAAATCGGCGGAGCCTTATCCGCTGGTCATTATTTCCCACGGATATCCCGGAAACCGGTTCCTGATGAGTCATTTTGGTGAAAACCTGGCCTCCAAGGGATATGTCGTTGCCTCCATTGATCACACGGACAGCACATACGACAACAAGGCCGCCTTCGGCAGCACGCTGGTCAACCGGGCGCTGGACCAGAAATTCGTTCTCAATGAAATGACGCGCCTTAACAGTGACAAAAGCAGCTTTCTCAACGGCATGATCGATACCTCCAATACCGGTCTCATCGGCTATTCCATGGGCGGCTATGGTGCGGTGATTACCGCAGGTGGCGGTGTTACGAAAGCCAGCACCGAATATCCCTGGGGAGCGCCTGCCGGGACACTGGAAGTGATGATGGCCGGCACTGATTCCCATGAAGCGCTCATTGATGACCGGTTCAAGGCCGTTGTCGCCATCGGGCCCTGGGGCATGAATGCCGGTTTCTGGAACGCGGAAGGACTGGCTGGTGTTCGCAAGCCAATCATGTTTATCGCGGGCAGCGAGGATGAAACCTCAAAATATGAAAATGGGGTGAAGGCGCTGTATGACGGCTCCGTCAATGCGGATCGGTATTTGCTCTCCTTCATGAGCGCCGGTCATAATGCGGCCGCCCCAATTCCGGCACCAAAGGAATCCTGGGCACCTGTCGACAATCTCGACTTTTTCCCGTTTGAACATTATGCGGACCCGGTTTGGGATACCTTGCGCATGAATAATATCGCCCAGCATTTCGTGACGGCATATTTCAACCAGCATCTGAAGGGAGACGATGATATGAAGTCTTACCTGGATATTGTTGAAGTCGCGGAAGATGGTGTTTACGCCGTTGAGAAAGATGGCTCACAAAAGCCCGAGCATACGTATTGGAAGGGCTTTCAAAAAGGCTCCGCCAAGGGCCTGAAGCTGGAACACTCAACCCCTAAATAA
- a CDS encoding cyclase family protein, giving the protein MSILKTLALSAVGLTFMTGAALAEDCKPSKWGPDDEIGSANLVTPERTLAASKLIKQGKSVPLGIVIDSATPAFPPRGLSLQVVQPNQQGAQRLFAYNGSYNDDLMQLWLGIGSQLDGLGHLGQDGMYYNCNDEKDFAAITGLKKLGTHLMPPMVGRGVVLNMAKHFGMESLPAGKFFTAADIQAASKAQGVEIREGDVVLFYTGWTDAKLESDPVAWASGEPGTSEDAAEWLASKNVMAVGADTWGVDVVPPEKEGRPFYGHVVLLKEHGIFILETMDTGPLVRDGVTEFMFVLGQPRVRGTVQMIINPVALY; this is encoded by the coding sequence ATGTCGATATTAAAAACCCTCGCGCTCAGTGCGGTGGGACTGACTTTCATGACGGGAGCTGCGCTAGCCGAGGATTGCAAACCCTCGAAATGGGGGCCGGATGATGAAATTGGCTCGGCCAATTTGGTGACGCCGGAACGGACGCTGGCGGCAAGTAAACTTATTAAACAAGGGAAATCGGTGCCACTCGGGATTGTGATTGATAGTGCCACACCCGCCTTTCCTCCGCGCGGGCTGAGTTTGCAAGTGGTGCAACCGAACCAGCAGGGGGCGCAACGCCTGTTTGCGTATAACGGCAGTTACAATGATGATCTGATGCAACTTTGGCTGGGCATCGGCTCACAGCTCGACGGGTTGGGTCATCTTGGTCAGGACGGTATGTATTATAACTGCAATGACGAAAAAGACTTTGCTGCCATTACAGGCTTGAAAAAACTGGGAACCCATCTAATGCCGCCCATGGTTGGTCGGGGTGTTGTTTTGAATATGGCCAAACATTTTGGTATGGAATCACTGCCCGCCGGAAAGTTCTTTACCGCAGCTGATATTCAGGCCGCTTCCAAGGCGCAAGGCGTGGAAATTCGCGAAGGTGATGTGGTGTTGTTTTACACCGGTTGGACAGACGCCAAACTGGAATCCGATCCGGTGGCCTGGGCAAGTGGGGAACCGGGGACATCGGAAGATGCGGCAGAATGGCTCGCATCGAAGAACGTAATGGCGGTTGGGGCTGACACCTGGGGGGTTGATGTTGTGCCACCTGAAAAAGAAGGCCGTCCCTTCTACGGCCATGTCGTGCTGTTGAAAGAACATGGTATCTTTATTCTGGAAACCATGGATACCGGGCCTCTTGTCCGGGACGGCGTGACAGAATTCATGTTTGTTCTCGGCCAGCCACGGGTTCGCGGGACAGTGCAGATGATCATTAACCCTGTGGCACTTTACTAA